Proteins from a single region of Halorubrum sp. 2020YC2:
- a CDS encoding TATA-box-binding protein — translation MTNPADSIEIQNVVASTGIGQELDLEALAEDLPGADFNPDNFPGLVYRTQEPKAAALIFRSGKIVCTGAKSIDDVHEALGIIFEKLRGLQIPVEDDPEITVQNIVSSADLGHNLNLNALAIGLGLEDVEYEPEQFPGLVYRMDEPEVVILLFGSGKIVITGGKRTDDAEEAVEEIVERIEGLGLLG, via the coding sequence ATGACGAACCCTGCAGACTCGATCGAGATTCAGAACGTTGTTGCATCGACGGGTATCGGTCAGGAGCTCGATTTGGAGGCGCTTGCCGAGGACCTCCCAGGCGCGGATTTCAACCCCGACAACTTCCCCGGTCTCGTGTACCGTACCCAGGAGCCGAAGGCTGCCGCGCTCATCTTCCGCTCGGGGAAGATCGTCTGTACGGGCGCGAAGAGCATCGATGACGTCCACGAAGCGCTCGGCATCATCTTCGAGAAACTCCGCGGCCTCCAGATCCCCGTCGAGGACGATCCGGAAATCACTGTCCAGAACATCGTGTCCAGCGCAGACCTCGGGCACAACCTCAACCTCAACGCCCTCGCGATCGGTCTGGGGCTCGAAGACGTGGAGTACGAACCGGAGCAGTTCCCCGGGCTCGTCTACCGGATGGACGAACCCGAAGTCGTCATTCTTCTCTTCGGGAGCGGAAAGATCGTTATTACGGGCGGAAAACGCACCGATGACGCCGAAGAAGCGGTCGAAGAGATCGTCGAACGCATCGAAGGTCTCGGCCTCCTCGGCTGA